From Haloglomus litoreum, the proteins below share one genomic window:
- a CDS encoding MFS transporter gives MSLWFSASAVAPELTATWGLTGTEAGFLTSAVQLGFVAGALASATLTLSDTVAPRRLFAASAVAGAVATALLGAFVDSLWPAVGLRFLTGAALAGVYPPGMKVVAGWFREARGLAIGTVVGALTVGSALPHLLRVVGGVGRPRLVLFGAAGLAVLAAGLVLLVHPGPYQAPVAPLDPSAVRRILRDRPTLLTNLGYFGHMWELYAVWTWLPAFLLATRAVDGADGLASLLTFATVAIGAVGAVAAGLGADRVGRTLVTRASLAVSGTASLLAAVVFELPLVVLVPFLLVWGGVVVADSAQFSAAVTELADEAYVGTALTLQTAIGFLLTIVSIQLTPLVADAVGWKWAFAPLALGPLVGYLAMARLKAHPAAGRLAGGRG, from the coding sequence ATGAGCCTCTGGTTCAGCGCCAGTGCCGTCGCCCCCGAACTCACCGCGACCTGGGGGCTCACCGGGACGGAGGCCGGCTTCCTGACGAGCGCCGTCCAACTGGGCTTCGTCGCGGGGGCGCTCGCCTCCGCCACCCTCACCCTCTCGGACACCGTCGCGCCCCGGCGCCTGTTCGCCGCGAGCGCGGTGGCGGGCGCCGTCGCCACCGCGTTGCTGGGTGCGTTCGTCGACTCGCTGTGGCCGGCCGTCGGGCTCCGGTTCCTCACGGGCGCCGCCCTCGCGGGCGTCTATCCCCCCGGGATGAAGGTCGTCGCGGGCTGGTTCCGCGAGGCCCGCGGGCTCGCCATCGGAACCGTCGTCGGCGCCCTGACCGTGGGGTCGGCGCTGCCGCACCTCCTGCGCGTCGTGGGGGGCGTCGGCCGCCCGCGGCTCGTCCTGTTCGGCGCGGCCGGTCTCGCGGTCCTCGCCGCCGGCCTCGTCCTCCTCGTCCATCCCGGCCCGTACCAGGCACCCGTGGCGCCGCTCGACCCCAGCGCGGTGCGGCGCATCCTCCGGGACCGCCCCACCTTGCTGACGAATCTGGGCTACTTCGGTCACATGTGGGAGCTGTACGCCGTGTGGACCTGGCTCCCGGCGTTCCTGCTCGCGACGCGGGCCGTCGACGGCGCGGATGGCCTGGCCTCGCTGCTGACGTTCGCCACGGTCGCCATCGGCGCCGTCGGGGCCGTCGCCGCCGGCCTCGGCGCGGACCGCGTCGGCCGGACGCTCGTGACCCGCGCCAGTCTCGCGGTCTCCGGGACGGCCTCGCTGCTCGCGGCGGTCGTCTTCGAGCTCCCGCTCGTCGTCCTCGTCCCCTTCCTGCTCGTCTGGGGCGGTGTCGTGGTCGCTGACTCCGCGCAGTTCTCGGCGGCCGTCACCGAACTCGCGGACGAGGCGTACGTCGGCACCGCGCTCACGCTGCAGACGGCCATCGGCTTCCTGCTGACCATCGTGTCCATCCAGCTGACGCCGCTCGTCGCCGATGCCGTCGGGTGGAAGTGGGCGTTCGCGCCGCTCGCGCTCGGGCCACTCGTGGGCTATCTGGCGATGGCCCGGCTGAAGGCCCACCCCGCCGCCGGACGGCTGGCTGGCGGGCGGGGCTGA
- a CDS encoding bifunctional nuclease family protein — translation MAQEATIRGLGVGVDDDGPDTPVVLLAVGGRVVPIFISPDQAQSIGHALRGEPFKRPLTHDLFVDMVAEFGGAIDRVRIDDLVDGTFLAKIDAEQYTDGERREATFDARPSDAIAVALRVDCPIVVDDDIVERAGRSPDGFEVRQEPDAEPERDRRED, via the coding sequence ATGGCACAGGAGGCCACGATCAGGGGGCTCGGCGTCGGCGTCGACGACGACGGACCCGATACGCCGGTGGTGTTGCTCGCCGTCGGCGGTCGCGTCGTCCCGATCTTCATCAGCCCGGACCAGGCACAGTCCATCGGCCACGCACTCCGGGGCGAGCCGTTCAAGCGACCGCTCACGCACGACCTGTTCGTCGACATGGTGGCGGAGTTCGGCGGCGCCATCGACCGCGTCCGCATCGACGACCTCGTCGACGGCACCTTCCTCGCGAAGATCGACGCCGAGCAGTACACGGATGGCGAGCGCCGGGAAGCCACCTTCGACGCCCGCCCCTCCGACGCCATCGCCGTCGCGCTCCGGGTGGACTGCCCCATCGTCGTCGACGACGACATCGTGGAGCGGGCCGGCCGCTCGCCGGATGGGTTCGAGGTGCGCCAGGAACCGGACGCCGAACCGGAACGGGACCGCCGCGAGGACTGA
- the npdG gene encoding NADPH-dependent F420 reductase — translation MDIALLGGTGDIGEGLALRLAYDTNHAVRIGSREASKAEAKAEEYLNELDSRGTEAAVSGHANSEATAGADVVVLAVPAYHLSDTIEAVADELTGVLVTPAVGMKRDDDGLSYNPPGVGSVTALARDAAPDDVPVVGAFHNLPAGRLADLDATFEWDTVVVGDDADAKDLVMDVAEGIAGLRALDGGGIGNAGEVEAVTPLLVNLASENDGLHGLGVRFQ, via the coding sequence ATGGACATCGCGCTGCTCGGCGGCACCGGCGACATCGGCGAGGGACTCGCGCTCCGACTGGCATACGACACGAACCACGCGGTCAGGATCGGCTCCCGGGAGGCCTCGAAGGCCGAGGCGAAGGCCGAGGAGTACCTGAACGAACTGGACAGCCGCGGCACCGAGGCCGCGGTATCGGGCCACGCCAACTCCGAGGCCACCGCGGGCGCGGACGTGGTGGTGCTGGCGGTGCCGGCCTACCACCTCTCGGATACCATCGAGGCGGTCGCCGACGAGTTGACGGGCGTGCTGGTCACGCCGGCCGTCGGGATGAAGCGCGACGACGACGGCCTCAGCTACAACCCGCCCGGCGTCGGGAGCGTGACGGCGCTCGCGCGCGATGCCGCGCCCGACGACGTGCCCGTGGTCGGCGCCTTCCACAACCTCCCGGCGGGTCGCCTCGCAGACCTCGACGCCACCTTCGAGTGGGATACGGTCGTCGTCGGCGACGACGCCGACGCGAAGGACCTCGTGATGGACGTCGCCGAAGGTATCGCGGGGCTGCGGGCGCTGGACGGCGGCGGCATCGGGAACGCGGGCGAGGTGGAGGCGGTGACGCCGCTGCTGGTCAACCTGGCGAGCGAGAACGACGGCCTGCACGGGCTCGGCGTCCGGTTCCAGTAG
- a CDS encoding TIGR01548 family HAD-type hydrolase — protein MDADTVVFDVDGVLIDVADSYRRAVVESVERVHGGTLDREDLQLFKDAGGFNNDWTLTYAVALYVLSYREGLGRSVETFTDAVAASGGGLEAAEAVAADLLDPDARERVYAEWDRDRLRAVFQQLYLGDERYRDLEGGEPPLASEQRGFIEDEPVLLDPGTLDALDGHELGVVTGRPRAEAAIALERAGLDLPDDRVYAMEDGPGKPEPDALVAVAEDADAASVVFVGDTLDDIETATNAAETDPDREYHGVGVLTGGLTGASGRRKYEQRGASAVLDDVNDLPELLGLAE, from the coding sequence ATCGACGCCGACACGGTCGTCTTCGACGTGGACGGGGTCCTCATCGACGTGGCCGACTCCTACCGGCGCGCGGTGGTCGAGTCGGTCGAGCGCGTCCACGGCGGGACGCTCGACCGCGAGGACCTCCAGCTGTTCAAGGACGCCGGCGGCTTCAACAACGACTGGACGCTCACCTACGCCGTCGCGCTGTACGTCCTCTCGTACCGCGAGGGGCTGGGTCGCTCCGTCGAGACGTTCACCGACGCGGTGGCGGCCTCCGGCGGCGGGCTGGAGGCGGCCGAGGCGGTCGCCGCCGACCTGCTCGACCCGGACGCCCGCGAGCGGGTGTACGCCGAGTGGGACCGGGACCGGCTCCGGGCCGTCTTCCAGCAGCTCTACCTCGGGGACGAGCGCTACCGCGACCTGGAGGGCGGCGAGCCGCCCCTCGCGAGCGAGCAGCGCGGCTTCATCGAGGATGAGCCGGTGCTGCTCGACCCGGGGACGCTCGACGCGCTCGACGGACACGAGCTGGGCGTCGTGACCGGGCGCCCCCGGGCCGAGGCCGCCATCGCGCTGGAGCGGGCGGGCCTGGACCTGCCCGACGACCGGGTCTACGCGATGGAGGACGGGCCCGGCAAGCCCGAGCCGGACGCGCTCGTCGCGGTGGCCGAGGACGCCGACGCGGCGTCGGTCGTCTTCGTCGGCGACACGCTCGACGACATCGAGACCGCCACCAACGCCGCCGAGACCGACCCCGACCGCGAGTACCACGGCGTCGGCGTCCTGACCGGCGGGCTCACGGGGGCGTCCGGACGCCGGAAGTACGAACAGCGCGGCGCGAGCGCCGTCCTCGATGACGTCAACGACCTGCCGGAGCTGCTCGGGCTCGCGGAGTAG
- a CDS encoding UPF0146 family protein, which yields MTRGLVARLAAHDRLVEVGIGRRPEVAAALTARGSEVTATDIHERPVPDGVRFVRDDVTDPDPSVYRNADAVYALRCPPELQRPAAAAASRADADFLFTTLGGDPAVVPAARTTVEAGTLFEATTEPGARRPHRQPRRGGGSP from the coding sequence GTGACACGGGGACTCGTCGCCCGGCTCGCGGCACACGACCGGCTCGTCGAGGTCGGCATCGGACGCCGGCCCGAGGTGGCCGCTGCGCTGACCGCGCGCGGGAGCGAGGTGACCGCGACCGACATCCACGAGCGGCCGGTTCCGGATGGTGTGCGGTTCGTCCGGGACGACGTGACCGACCCCGACCCGAGCGTCTACCGGAACGCCGACGCCGTCTACGCGCTCCGGTGCCCGCCGGAGCTCCAGCGACCCGCCGCGGCGGCCGCGAGCCGCGCCGACGCCGACTTCCTGTTCACGACGCTCGGGGGCGACCCCGCCGTCGTGCCGGCGGCCCGGACCACCGTCGAGGCGGGGACCCTGTTCGAGGCGACCACGGAACCGGGTGCGCGGCGGCCGCACCGCCAGCCCCGCCGTGGAGGTGGGTCGCCATGA